Below is a window of Mucilaginibacter ginkgonis DNA.
GTGGTTTTTATGCGCCCCGATGACGCGGACTACAACCTCTATTATGCGCATCTGTCGAAGCAAATAGCGCAAACCGGGCAAGCCGTTAAACTTGGTGACACTTTAGGCCTGGTGGGCAATACTGGAAACGCCGCCGGCGGGCCGACACATCTACACTTTGGCATTTATACCGGCAGCGGGGCGATAGACCCGCTGGCATTTGTAGACCGAGAAGTAAAACAACCAAAGCCGGTTACAGCAAGTTTGGATTTGCTAAACGGCACGTTGCAAGTGAAGTCGAAAACAACAAAACTACACGTCGAACCAAATGATAAAGCGCTAAGCATTGCAACCTTTCCGCAGAATTCGGTACTCACAGCCGTAGCCGCAACAGACGGATGGTACAAAATTATCACGCCTGACGGGTACACAGGTTTTACACCCGCCGCTAATTTGCGGGCGGGCAACACCCTGCGTTCGACCACTGCAAAAAACGCTATTACTGTATTAGACGCGCCGGACACCGCCGCCGCAAGAAAGAAAACAATCTCTGTTGCTGATAAAATGGACGTTTTAGGATTTTACAAGGGTTATCAGCTTGTAAAGTCGGGCGATGTTGTGGGATGGGTGGAGATGAGGTAGACACGAAACATTGCATTACTGACCATAGGCATTGGCAGATTCCGCAACTATCACTATAGTCAATGCTTTTGCATTTTTGTATTGACCTCTCCCCAACCCTCTCCGAAGGAGAGGGAGCCATATTGGAATTTGTCATTTGAGCCGTTATTGGTGGTACGCTAACAATAACCAGATATTTTTGAGCCGTTGTTGGTGTTGTTACCAACAACAAAAAATCAATTTTATGCCACGTGCTAAAATGCGGGTTCTTGGTGACAACTATAAGTCAACATCAGATACCCCTATGGTGAGTAAGTAAGTTAAAATGATCCAAACCGGATTCATAAAAATTTGCAGAAGAATAATGATAATCTTTAGTCTCTGTAGCCAGTTGCCATTTGTCTTGCAGCGGATTGTTATGAATGTAGTCTAACTTTTGCTCAAATACAGCCGGCGACCAAAGGTCAACGCTTAATGGATTTCTTTCCCAAAATTGATGGAGCCTGTCTTTCGCATTTACTTTAAAGAAATCGAGTTTCGGGTCCTCACTGTCTAACAGAATATATTTCATTTTCTGTGCGGTAAACTTCAAAAACCGTTGTTGTATGCTGCTCAATAAATAGCCGTCTTGAATTTGCCAGATTAGATGGATGTGGTTTGGCATTATGACAAACGCATACACCTCTATGTAACCACGCTCTTTTAGGAACTGCAGGCTGCTGACTATTACGTCTTTGAATTTATTGTCTTCTAGCAGACAATGCCATTTTAATATGGTAACTGTAAAAAATTGTGCATGATGGTCGAAATTTATGTCAGCCATGACACTAAAATGCGAGTTGTTGGTGACAACACCAACAACGGCGGGAACATCAACAATGGCGGGCTTGAAAAAGACCGCGTTAGGGATTGCAACGTAAAGCCCGCAACCAGCGCAGCGGGTGAGGACTTGTAGTGGAAAGCCCGACGCTGCGCAGCAGGGTAACGCCCTGTTTTGTTTAGCTTTTACATTCTTAGGTATTTTCCTCACTTGAAAAGCATTATAAATCAGGTACTCTTATTAAAAAACGCCGAACTAAGTGAGAATAACAAATAAGAGATATCACTATCCACATCCAACCATTTTCTCCACACCCCCGCAAAACGCAATTTATATTCCTACTTTTGTATCCCGTACACAAGCAAATCATGACCAAATATATTTTTGTTACGGGCGGCGTTACATCGTCATTAGGGAAGGGGATCATATCGGCTTCTTTAGCCAAACTCCTGCAGGCACGCGGATACCGCGTAACCATCCAAAAGTTCGATCCTTACATCAATATCGACCCCGGGACATTAAACCCGTATGAGCATGGCGAGTGTTATGTAACCGAAGACGGTGCAGAAACCGACCTTGACCTGGGCCATTATGAGCGTTTTTTAAACACGCCAACTTCGCAGGCCAACAATATCACTACCGGCCGTATCTACCAAAATGTGATCAGCAAAGAGCGCGAGGGCGCGTTCCTGGGTAAAACCGTTCAGGTAGTGCCGCATATTACTGACGAAATAAAACGCAATTTCAGGATTCTGGGCGAAAGCGGCGACTATGATATTGTGATCACAGAAATTGGCGGTACTGTAGGCGACATCGAGTCGCTGCCTTTTGTAGAGGCGGTGCGCCAGTTCCGCTGGGAATCGGGTACGCATGATTCGCTGGTGATCCACTTGACCCTCATCCCTTTCCTTGCCGCGGCAGGCGAATTAAAGACCAAGCCAACGCAGCACTCTGTTAAGATGCTGTTGGAGTATGGTATCCAGCCGGATATTTTGGTGTGCCGTACAGAGCATCACATTAGCCAGGATATACGCAAAAAGATCGCCCTGTTCTGTAATGTAAACGTAAACGCGGTTGTAGAATCGATAGACGCCTCTACTATTTACGATGTGCCTTTGCTGATGCTTAAAGAGCAACTGGATAAAACCGTGTTGAGCAAGCTTAGGTTACCTAATAAAAACGAGCCCGACCTGGAAAACTGGAAAGACTTTTTAGGCCGCTTAAAAAACCCCACTGCAGAAGTACGTGTTGGTTTGGTGGGAAAATACGTTGAACTGCCCGATGCTTATAAATCCATCATCGAAGCATTTGTACATGCCGGTGCTAAAAACGAATGTAAGGTAAGGGTAGATTACATCCACTCGGAACAATTGACTGTTGGCAATGCTGTTGAGCGCCTGCGCGGCTTACACGGCGTATTGGTTGCACCTGGTTTTGGCGAGCGCGGCTTTGAGGGTAAGATAGAAGCTATCCGCTTTGTGCGCGAGAACAACATTCCGTTCTTTGGCATTTGTTTAGGCATGCAATGCGCTGTTGTTGAGTACGGCCGCCATGTGTTGGGGCTGGAAAACGCAAACAGTACAGAGATGAACCCCAATACGCAATTTCCGGTGATTGACATGATGGAAGAGCAAAAAAGCATTACTACCAAAGGTGGTACCATGCGTTTGGGCGCACAGGCTTGCGACCTTAAAAAAGGCACTAAGGCTGCCGCCATTTATGGCAAGCAGCATATTATGGAACGCCACCGCCACCGTTACGAGTTTAATAATAAGTACCTGGCAGACTATGAAAAGGCAGGCATGGTACCATCGGGCGTAAACCCCGAAAATGGCCTTGTTGAGGTTGTAGAACTTAAAAACCACCCGTTTTTTGTCGGCGCGCAGTTCCACCCCGAATTAAAATCAACTGTTGCTAATCCTCACCCACTTTTTGTTAACTTTGTCGCCGCTTCGCTGGCTTATGCCCGCAAGGCTTAATAGTACGACACATCGATAATGGATAGAAACCAGTTTACGGGACTTTTCCTGATCATGCTGATCATGGTAGGTTCCTTCTTTTTGCTTCAACCCTCTAAAGACGAAATAAAAAAAGAAAAAGAACGCGCGCATGCAGATTCGCTTCGCCGCATAGGGATAAATAAAACCCCGGCTGTAAAGGACACTGCATTGGCCGTTAAAAATAATACAACAGTTGATTCTGCATTGCTTAAAACGCCTTTTGGCGCGGCTACCGTGGGTACAGAGCAACTGGTTACTTTAGAAAATAAGGACCTTAAATTACAGGTAAGCACTGTTGGGGGCCGCATCTACTCGGCAGAACTAAACAACTTCCAAACCTTTGATAAAAAACCTTTGGTTTTGTTCGATGGCAAGGATAACCACTTCGGCTTTAAATTTAAGGCAGGCGGCAAGGTTTTGAATACCAATGACCTCCACTTCACATCGGTAAGCAATCAGAACGGCGCTTTAACTATGCGCCTAAGCTATAGCCCTACACAATATGTGGACTATGTTTATACGCTACCTTCCGAAGGCTATAAAGTTGCTCTTGATGTTAAGCCGACCGGTGTTGAAGGTATAACCAACATTGGCGAAAGCATAACCTTAAACTGGGATGCCAGCCTTAAAAAACTGGAGAAAGACATCAAAATGGAGCGCCAATACTCGGGCGTTTATTACCACAATACAGATGGTGATGTTGATTACCTGACAGAAACTAAGGATGATACAAAGCAGCTGCCAACTGATAAAAAGCTAAACTGGGTTGCGTTTAAGCAGCACTTTTTCTCGAGCGTACTGACTGCGAAAAGCGGCTTCGGTAAAACTACGGTAGCGCAAAGCACAGATTTGGCTTCGGCAGACATTAAGCAAATGAAAGCCGATGTAACCGTTCAGGCCGATGGGCAGGGTAGTTTCCCGATGGAATTCTACTTCATACCTAACAAGTTTGATGTGCTTAAAAAACAGGATGATGGTTTACAATTAGAGAAACTGATCTACCTGGGCTGGGGACCGTTGAAATATATTAACCGCTTTGCCGTATTACCGGTGTTCAACTTCCTGCAGCAATTTGGCTGGAACATGGGTATCATTATCCTTGCGCTTACATTCCTTCTTAAACTGGTGTTATCGCCGCTTACATTCAAGTCATATTTGTCTATGGCTAAAATGCGTGTGCTGAAGCCCGAGATGGACGACATTAAAGCTAAAGTTGGCGAAGACAACCCTACCCTTTTACAGCAGGAATATTTAAAGCTGTATCGTAAAGCAGGTGTAAATCCGCTTGGTGGCTGTTTACCCTTGCTGTTACAAATGCCGATAGTGATCGCATTCTTCCGCTTTTTCCCAAGCTTGTTTGAGTTGCGTGGACAGAGTTTCTTGTGGATGCATGACCTTTCAACGTACGATACGTTGTTGACTTTCGCTCCGCTGCCGATCTTAGGGTGGACCCACATTAGCGCCATGTGTTTGCTGATGACCATCTCAACGCTGATCTACACCTACTTCAATAACCAGATATCGGGCGCAAGCGGGCAGATGAAATACATCGGTTACATTTCTCCACTGATCTTCTTTGGCGTTTTGAACAGCTACCCTGCCGGTTTGAACTATTACTACTTCCTGGCCAACATGATGACCTTTGCACAGCAATATGTGATCAGGCTGATGGTGGATGATAAAAAGATCCACGCGCAGATTCAGGAAAACAAAAACAAGCCCGAAGACAAAAAAAAGAAAACAGGCTTTAGCGCCCGCCTCGAAGAGGTTATGCGCGCACAGCAAGCGGCGCAGGCGCAGCAGAAAAAGAAATAAGCAAAAGCCTCCCGTTTCCGGGAGGCTTTTTTTGTGGTCTAATTCACAAAGACATCATTGCGAGAAGCGAAGCGACGAAGCAATCTCATTAGGATAACATTATATGTCATGTTAAGCGTGTCCAAGCAATTTATTGAGTTTATTAAGTCGGGGATTGCCACGACCCGCTGGGTCTCGCAATGACGGGGTTATTAATTGCGTTAGCGATTGAAACGGATAGCCCGCAGTGGAGCGCAGCGGAATGAGGACTAAGAGTGGAAAGCGCGACCCGACGAAGGAGGGTAACGCCAAGATATTTTATCTGATTACACAATAAACTGTTCGTAAATCTTTCTGACATAGTCATAACACTACATATAACTATGCAACGCCTCTGATTTAATTTTCCTAACTAATATCGTCATGTGAATATTGCTTGTAAAATATTTTTCCTTCATCGACAACTAACATTATTAGCAATTACTTACATTTGTTATCCCGGCACATGATGTACGCAATTGTAGATATCGAAACCACAGGTGGCCATGCCAGCGCGAATGGCATTACCGAAGTGGCTATTTGCGTGCATGATGGCGAGCGTGTTGTAAAGCGTTTCGAAACGCTGGTTAACCCCGGCCGCGAGATCCCGGTTTATATCCGCGCGCTTACAGGAATCAGTAACGAGATGGTGGCAGAGGCGCCTTATTTTAAGCACGTTGCCCACGAAATTTACGAGTTGCTGCACGACAAGATCTTTGTAGCGCACAACGTTAATTTCGACTATTCTTTCTTAAAATATCACCTGGCATCTGCCGGATACGATTTGAATTGCAACAAGCTTTGCACTGTTAGGCTTAGCCGAAAGATATTGCCGGGCATGCTGTCATACAGTCTGGGTAAACTGTGCGCACATTTAAGTATCGTCAACAATGCGCGCCACCGCGCGGCCGGCGATGCCGAGGCTACTGCCACTTTATTTACACTGCTACTCAACAGCGACACTAATAAACACATTCCGGCGGCTTTGAAACAGCGTTCGCGCGAGCAGGTGCTACCCTCAAACCTTCCTAAAAGTGATATTGACAGACTGCCTTACACCGCGGGGGTATATTACTTTCACGACAGCAAAGGCAAGGTGATCTATGTCGGTAAGGCAGTGAATATCAAGAAGCGGGTCTGCAGCCATTTTACAGGCAATAACTCGGGCCACCAGCGACAGGAGTTCATGAAAAATATTCATCGCATTACTTTCCAGGAGTGCGGTAACGAGCTGATGGCCTTTATACAGGAATGTATCGACATCAAGCGGTTGTGGCCTGCTTATAACCGCTCGCAGAAGAACCTTGATTTTGCATTCGGATTGTATACTTATGAAGACCAGCGCGGTTACATCCGCCTTGCGGTGGATAAGCGCCGCAAGTACAGTTTACCTGTGCACACCTGCGGTTCTATGCTCGAAGGCCGTAACCTGTTGTTGCACCTGGTAGAAGACCATGGCCTTTGCCCTAAACTGTGCTTCATCCAGCAAAACGATCAGCCTTGCACGAGTGCTGCTGGCCAAGATTGTGCCTGTAACGGTGGCGAAGAGGTTTCTGACTATAACACCCGTGTGATTGCCGCGCTTAAAACATTGAAGCAAAACCTGCCGACTTTCGCTATACGCGATGAGGGCCGTAACGATGAGGAGCACAGCTGCATATTGATTGAAGAGGGCCGCTTTTATGGCATGGGCTATGTATCGCACTACTTTGATGTAGATAACTATACCAATCTTAAAAACATCCTTACCCCCTACCCGGGTAATGACTACATCCGCAACCTGGTGATCAACTATGCCGAGCGTCATCCTCATAAGAAGGTGATGTTTGAAAGGGCGGTTGTGGCAGTTTAGCGTATAAAATGTGTTGTCGTAGCAAATCATTTACGTTTGCGACGTATCGGATATTTTTTTGTTTGGAAATAATTGCGCTCATTAGCCGCTAGCGCTTCGTTCTTTTGTCTTAGCAACAAAAGAACCAAAAATGCCAAGTCAGCGCAAGGCTTCTTTTGCCGCACAAGCCTTTGCCCTGCAAAATTGCTGCTTTGGCCCTCAACCCCACAGGCCTAGTGCCCGCAGCAATTTATCACCGAAGCTGCGCGCTGACGTTTGAAAAAAAATTAATGTTGGCACAAACTTTAACGCACAAAAATGCGGCATTAGCATGTGCGGCAATCACAGGTTTGATCCCGATAGCTATCGGCATTCGCTGTGCTCTGAATGACATAGAAGACGTTTATCTATTAACTTAAAAAATTTTCACACAATATACTTTGGCATCGGTTATTAGTGCTTAACAACATCAACCAAATTATGGATAGCATTAATCAAAATCAGCCTGAAGACAACATGCAAAACCTTCAGGGCGAAGAGGCCAAAAAGAAAATAAAAGAGTTGGCAGAGGGTGCGCAGTCGTGCTTTTTTGTAACCAACATTAAAACCGGCATTCCGCTTTCTGTAAGGCCGATGTCAATTCAAAAGATCGACGATGAAGGCAACTTCTGGTTCCTGAGCGCGTCTGACAGTCACAAAAATGACGAGGTAAGCCACGACCCGTTCGTGCACTTACTTTTCCAGGGTTCTGCACACGCGGGCTTCCTGAATATTTACGGTCAGGCAGAAATAAGCCGCGACAAAGAGAAGATCAAAGAACTTTGGGAGCCTGTATTAAAAACCTGGTTCACCGAAGGTGAAGACGACCCGCGTATCACCGTCGTAAAAGTTGAACCGTTAGAAGGTTACTACTGGGATAATAAACATGGCGCTGTTGTAGCTTTCGCTAAAATGGCTATCGGCGCCGCCATTGGCAAAACCCTCGACGATTCTGTTGAAGGTACGCTGGAAGTATAACTAGACAATTATAAATAGTAATGCTGAACTTGTTTCAGCATCTCACAAGCAATTCAGTAATCGAGTTTGCTAATCAGATGGGGTGCCGAAACAAGTTCGGCATGACTTTTTTTAAGCTAACTATTCCCCGCTTCCTAAAGCAAGTATGCGGTCAAACTCTTCGGCTTTTACGCCCATTACAGACAGCCTTCCCTGGCGCACCAGACCGATATCTTTTAATTGAGCATCTGCTTTTATGGTCTGCAAAGTCACCGGTTTTTTTAATGTTTCAACAGGCGACAGGTCTACCACCACCCAGTTGGCATCATCTGTAGTTGGATCCTGGTAGGCTTCTTTTACCACTTTCGCAATACCCACAACCTCTTTTCCCTCGTTGCTGTGGTAATACAGCACCAGGTCGCCTTCCTTCATTTCTTTCAGGTTGTTGCGTGCCTGGTAATTGCGCACGCCATCCCAAAAGGTGCGGCCTTCTTTATTAAATTTTTCCCAGCTATATTTTTCGGGTTCAGATTTTACTAACCAGTGTTTCATGTACTAATTGTGTTGCGGCAAATCTACAAAATCATTCAATTTCAAAACTGCTTCCTTCTCCACAACCTCCCTTTATAATCCATTTCATCCAGTCCTAAAACGACCTTTTGGCCTGAAAGGAAATCGTAAACCGGTTCGAAGGTATCAGCCAGAAAGTTATTCATCTTGCTTTCGCTAAAGAACCAACAAGGGTAAGAGGCATCATAAAACGCCGGCGGAACGCTTTGAATGGTCAGGCGGTCGTCCGGTTCGTCAATAAAAGCTGTCCGGTCTATCATAAAGAACTCAATGCCGCTGTCCTTAACATGTTGCAGTAATTCGTAGGGCTTTTCCATGTACTGCAGCGAACTGCTGAATAACCACAATTGCGGATTGGCCTGCGCTGCAAGGCATTCTTCTAAATTATAATAGAATTTTAAATGCTGATCCTCAAAATTGGCCTTCCCTTCGGTAACAAACATCTCTTGCTCTATCAGACCCCATTGCAGCGTTTTAAGGTGTTTCAAAAACGGGTAATTCTGCCGGTAAGAGGTACCCAGCGATCCGCCATAATCTATAATGCTTAAATTGTTACCATTAAGCGAAGCTATCCAAAGCAAGGTGGCCAAAAGCGGATAGGCTACTTCAACGTGGTCATAAGTGATGGCATCGCGCTCGTATACGGCACGGCCATTTTTCACTTCGGCAGCAGCGGCACGCACTCGCTGTAAAACGCTGCCGGCATTGTAGCCCGTTGTTTTACTTAGTGCCTGCTGCCAGGATTGATAGCGCCCATGCCAGCCATATTTAAAGCTATGGC
It encodes the following:
- a CDS encoding transposase, producing MADINFDHHAQFFTVTILKWHCLLEDNKFKDVIVSSLQFLKERGYIEVYAFVIMPNHIHLIWQIQDGYLLSSIQQRFLKFTAQKMKYILLDSEDPKLDFFKVNAKDRLHQFWERNPLSVDLWSPAVFEQKLDYIHNNPLQDKWQLATETKDYHYSSANFYESGLDHFNLLTHHRGI
- a CDS encoding methyltransferase, TIGR04325 family, which produces MALKKGEFVPAIVKRILRHSFKYGWHGRYQSWQQALSKTTGYNAGSVLQRVRAAAAEVKNGRAVYERDAITYDHVEVAYPLLATLLWIASLNGNNLSIIDYGGSLGTSYRQNYPFLKHLKTLQWGLIEQEMFVTEGKANFEDQHLKFYYNLEECLAAQANPQLWLFSSSLQYMEKPYELLQHVKDSGIEFFMIDRTAFIDEPDDRLTIQSVPPAFYDASYPCWFFSESKMNNFLADTFEPVYDFLSGQKVVLGLDEMDYKGRLWRRKQF
- a CDS encoding EVE domain-containing protein, whose protein sequence is MKHWLVKSEPEKYSWEKFNKEGRTFWDGVRNYQARNNLKEMKEGDLVLYYHSNEGKEVVGIAKVVKEAYQDPTTDDANWVVVDLSPVETLKKPVTLQTIKADAQLKDIGLVRQGRLSVMGVKAEEFDRILALGSGE
- a CDS encoding exonuclease domain-containing protein, producing the protein MMYAIVDIETTGGHASANGITEVAICVHDGERVVKRFETLVNPGREIPVYIRALTGISNEMVAEAPYFKHVAHEIYELLHDKIFVAHNVNFDYSFLKYHLASAGYDLNCNKLCTVRLSRKILPGMLSYSLGKLCAHLSIVNNARHRAAGDAEATATLFTLLLNSDTNKHIPAALKQRSREQVLPSNLPKSDIDRLPYTAGVYYFHDSKGKVIYVGKAVNIKKRVCSHFTGNNSGHQRQEFMKNIHRITFQECGNELMAFIQECIDIKRLWPAYNRSQKNLDFAFGLYTYEDQRGYIRLAVDKRRKYSLPVHTCGSMLEGRNLLLHLVEDHGLCPKLCFIQQNDQPCTSAAGQDCACNGGEEVSDYNTRVIAALKTLKQNLPTFAIRDEGRNDEEHSCILIEEGRFYGMGYVSHYFDVDNYTNLKNILTPYPGNDYIRNLVINYAERHPHKKVMFERAVVAV
- a CDS encoding pyridoxamine 5'-phosphate oxidase family protein is translated as MDSINQNQPEDNMQNLQGEEAKKKIKELAEGAQSCFFVTNIKTGIPLSVRPMSIQKIDDEGNFWFLSASDSHKNDEVSHDPFVHLLFQGSAHAGFLNIYGQAEISRDKEKIKELWEPVLKTWFTEGEDDPRITVVKVEPLEGYYWDNKHGAVVAFAKMAIGAAIGKTLDDSVEGTLEV
- the yidC gene encoding membrane protein insertase YidC, with translation MDRNQFTGLFLIMLIMVGSFFLLQPSKDEIKKEKERAHADSLRRIGINKTPAVKDTALAVKNNTTVDSALLKTPFGAATVGTEQLVTLENKDLKLQVSTVGGRIYSAELNNFQTFDKKPLVLFDGKDNHFGFKFKAGGKVLNTNDLHFTSVSNQNGALTMRLSYSPTQYVDYVYTLPSEGYKVALDVKPTGVEGITNIGESITLNWDASLKKLEKDIKMERQYSGVYYHNTDGDVDYLTETKDDTKQLPTDKKLNWVAFKQHFFSSVLTAKSGFGKTTVAQSTDLASADIKQMKADVTVQADGQGSFPMEFYFIPNKFDVLKKQDDGLQLEKLIYLGWGPLKYINRFAVLPVFNFLQQFGWNMGIIILALTFLLKLVLSPLTFKSYLSMAKMRVLKPEMDDIKAKVGEDNPTLLQQEYLKLYRKAGVNPLGGCLPLLLQMPIVIAFFRFFPSLFELRGQSFLWMHDLSTYDTLLTFAPLPILGWTHISAMCLLMTISTLIYTYFNNQISGASGQMKYIGYISPLIFFGVLNSYPAGLNYYYFLANMMTFAQQYVIRLMVDDKKIHAQIQENKNKPEDKKKKTGFSARLEEVMRAQQAAQAQQKKK
- a CDS encoding CTP synthase — protein: MTKYIFVTGGVTSSLGKGIISASLAKLLQARGYRVTIQKFDPYINIDPGTLNPYEHGECYVTEDGAETDLDLGHYERFLNTPTSQANNITTGRIYQNVISKEREGAFLGKTVQVVPHITDEIKRNFRILGESGDYDIVITEIGGTVGDIESLPFVEAVRQFRWESGTHDSLVIHLTLIPFLAAAGELKTKPTQHSVKMLLEYGIQPDILVCRTEHHISQDIRKKIALFCNVNVNAVVESIDASTIYDVPLLMLKEQLDKTVLSKLRLPNKNEPDLENWKDFLGRLKNPTAEVRVGLVGKYVELPDAYKSIIEAFVHAGAKNECKVRVDYIHSEQLTVGNAVERLRGLHGVLVAPGFGERGFEGKIEAIRFVRENNIPFFGICLGMQCAVVEYGRHVLGLENANSTEMNPNTQFPVIDMMEEQKSITTKGGTMRLGAQACDLKKGTKAAAIYGKQHIMERHRHRYEFNNKYLADYEKAGMVPSGVNPENGLVEVVELKNHPFFVGAQFHPELKSTVANPHPLFVNFVAASLAYARKA